The genome window CGGGAATCTGTACACTTCCAACTCGATCTTTACATCCTCGTGTTCTAATATCGTCCACCCAACCCATCCCAACCTTGACATGGACGGATCCTGCGGCGGCATACCTGTTTCCATTAATGTCCTGCAGTTGGCTCCCCTGGCAGATAACCGTGGCGCAACCAAAACCCATGCTCTGCGACCTGGCAGCATCGCCATTGATATGGTCGTACGCCTGTGCCTGCCCACTGACCAGCGCGGCGTGACCCGCCCGCAGGGATCAAAATGTGATGTTGGTGCATTCGAGTACGTGGCTCTCTCGGCCCCGTTGATCGCAGCCACGGAGACTCCGACAGCGCGGGCTTGTACCTTTACGGCGGCCATCAACCTGTTTTGCCGGTCAGGTCCGGGCGCTTCGCTTTACCCGGATGTGGACAGTTTTACCGCCGGACAAAGCGCAGTTGTCGTCGGGGAAAGCCCGGATGGGGTATTTGTTTATGTTGTCGGACCCAACATCAGCGGAGTGTGCACCGTTCCGTCGACTGCCAGGTTTGGCTGGTTGAATGGAGATTGTGAAAAATTGCCGGTCTTCACTCCACCGGCTCTGCCACAGCCCATCAAACCTGAAAAAGAGGACGACCCGCCGACCCCTTCGTCCAAAACCGGTTGCACTGTCCTCCATCCCACAGGGGCGCTGACGTGTGAAGCGCCTTGTCCGCCGGGCGCCGTTCCGGGTGACCCGTGCCCTCCATAAGACGCTCCCGATGCAGACGGGAGTCTCAGGGCAGTTTTTTGCCAACATAAAATATTGATGTAAAAAAACCCTGTTTTTAGGGTGGGAGGGTGGGGGCATCGGGTTATAATTCCTGTTAACAAAGCATGCAAAACGAAACCGGCATTGAAACCCAACTCAAGGATGCGGCGCAGCTCTCCGAGGCGGCATGGGCCGTCCTTGCGGAGCGCGTGGGCGGCGAGTGGTTGCTGCGTTCGGTCTATCGGCTGAACAAATCCACACAAAATGAGCTGGCCGGCGTGATGGCGATGCCCTCCATCGATGCCTGGTTATGCGGCGCATTGAGTGGGGGCTATGCACGATCTGCTTCGATCCCGCAGGGAAGTAAATTGAATGCGCGGCGCTTTTATGCATTTCCAATCAACGGCACGGCACAAGTAATTTTGACAGGCGCAGATGAACAGTCCGCGAATGCCCAGCGCATCTGGAAAATGGTCGCTTCGCTGTTATCAGGACGCGGCGTCCCCCCCAGCCAGCCGTTCCTGCCGGACCTGCAATCTGGTCTGGCTTTCGAACTACCCATTGCGCTCGAGAAGGTGTTGGGCGCGTTCGTGCAGGCGATTCCCTGTCAAGGTGCATGGCTGGCGATCCGACGCGGGGAGTCACTTGATATTCAGGCGGAGTGGAATGCGCCCAAGGCCAAGGGGGTGTCCCTGCTGATCGACGAGAATCCTATGCTCCGCCGTGTGAATCGCTCCCTATCCGATGTGCTCATCACCCGCGGACAGCCAAATTGGGAGAACCTGCCCCTTGGCTCCCTGAAATCCGGCACTAGCGTTTGGGTGTGTCTGCCGCTGGTCATCGGTCAGCGTTTGATCGGGGTGGTAGCGCTTTGGCGTCAGAAGGAATTTTCCCAAACCGAGTGGCGACAGTTGCGCGAGCTGGCTGCGCGCGTGGCGCCGTCTGTGGAAGTGGTAATCACGTTTTCCGAAATGGCGGCCCACCTGCGCAGGCTGGGTTTGCTTAATGACTTCGTGTTGACAGTCTCCTCCGCCCAAAACCTGGACCAGATCGCACGGCGCATGTTCGGCCTGCTTGCGCGCGCTTTCAGCACTGAGTTTATCGCGCTCTTCCTGCGTTCCAGTGACGGGCGTGTCGTGCGGGACTATCGCATGTTCGAGGGAAAACTGAACGTGATCAGCCTTTCGCTGGCCGGTCATCCAATCCAGTCCATCCTCAAGGAGGGGCGCGTGCGCCGAATTGTGGATACGGTCAACGAGGAGTTTGAGTCTGTGCATCCCGGTGCGCGCTCGACCTTGATTGTTCCGCTGAAATACCGTGGACAGGGTATTGGTGTGTTGATCGTTGAAAGCCCGCGCGCGGAGGCGTTCAGTCAATATGATGAGCATCTGATGGTGGTCATCACCAGTCACCTGGCGGGTTTGATCGAGTACACCCGCCTGCGCGAGGAGGCGGAAGGTCGGGCGCGCAGTCTGGGATTGATCCACGAGGTGGTGGAACAGGTGATCGGGTTGAACGATAAAAAGGCCGTTGCATCCATTACGGCGGAGCTTGTGGCGCAATATTTCCGTTATGAACTTGCCACCATCCTGTTGGTGGATAAGAAGGGAAAATTCAGCATTCAGGGCGTTGGTGGTTCCCACGCAGAGTCCGTGAGGGAGGCGCTTGCCCGCGAGGAATTCATCAAACCGGATGGCGTCACCGGTCACGTCTCCCGCACGGGGGAGAGCATCCTGATCAACGACACCGTGCAGGATAAACTCTACAAGCCGATCGAGGGTTGGGAGGCGCGCTCGGAGATCTGCGTTGCGTTGAAGGACGGCGATGCGATCCTTGGCATCATCGATGTGGAGAGCAGTGTGCAAAACGCCTTCTTGCATAACGACCTGATCGCCATGGAATCGTTGGCGGGTATTCTTGCGGCTGTTGTCTCGAGTGCGAACCAGTATCAAACCTTGCAGGAAATCGTCCGTCAATTACGACTGACCGAGGTGGAATTGAACGCGCGCATGGAAGCCCAGCGCTCCGCGGAAAACAGGCTTCTACAAGCCGCAAAACTTGCCGCGGTCGGTGAGATGGCGGCGGGCATCGCACACGAGTTGAACAATCCGCTTACAACGGTGACGGGTTTTTCCGAACTGATGTTGGATGAACTGCCCCTGGATTCACCGCATCGCAGCGAACTGGAGATGGTCTTGCACGAGGCGCGCCGCGCCAGTGACGTTGTCCGCCGGCTGCTGGATTTTTCGCGCCAGGGCGAGCGGCTCCGCGCCAGTGCAGACTTGAACGAAGTGGTCAGCGATGTCATTGCGTTAACGCGGCATCTGATCCATTCCAACAACGTTGCCCTGACTCTTGAACTC of Anaerolineales bacterium contains these proteins:
- a CDS encoding GAF domain-containing protein; its protein translation is MQNETGIETQLKDAAQLSEAAWAVLAERVGGEWLLRSVYRLNKSTQNELAGVMAMPSIDAWLCGALSGGYARSASIPQGSKLNARRFYAFPINGTAQVILTGADEQSANAQRIWKMVASLLSGRGVPPSQPFLPDLQSGLAFELPIALEKVLGAFVQAIPCQGAWLAIRRGESLDIQAEWNAPKAKGVSLLIDENPMLRRVNRSLSDVLITRGQPNWENLPLGSLKSGTSVWVCLPLVIGQRLIGVVALWRQKEFSQTEWRQLRELAARVAPSVEVVITFSEMAAHLRRLGLLNDFVLTVSSAQNLDQIARRMFGLLARAFSTEFIALFLRSSDGRVVRDYRMFEGKLNVISLSLAGHPIQSILKEGRVRRIVDTVNEEFESVHPGARSTLIVPLKYRGQGIGVLIVESPRAEAFSQYDEHLMVVITSHLAGLIEYTRLREEAEGRARSLGLIHEVVEQVIGLNDKKAVASITAELVAQYFRYELATILLVDKKGKFSIQGVGGSHAESVREALAREEFIKPDGVTGHVSRTGESILINDTVQDKLYKPIEGWEARSEICVALKDGDAILGIIDVESSVQNAFLHNDLIAMESLAGILAAVVSSANQYQTLQEIVRQLRLTEVELNARMEAQRSAENRLLQAAKLAAVGEMAAGIAHELNNPLTTVTGFSELMLDELPLDSPHRSELEMVLHEARRASDVVRRLLDFSRQGERLRASADLNEVVSDVIALTRHLIHSNNVALTLELDETLPWILIDTNQMKQVLLNLIHNALQAMKNGGELRVATCRAKREERKWVIMSIKDTGVGIPPEDQARIFQPFFTTKGDSGGTGLGLSVTYGIITDHGGTIELTSEAGSGSTFVVWLPV